A stretch of Hippoglossus hippoglossus isolate fHipHip1 chromosome 20, fHipHip1.pri, whole genome shotgun sequence DNA encodes these proteins:
- the zic1 gene encoding zinc finger protein ZIC 1, with protein MLLDAGPQYPTIGVTTFGSSRHHSTGEVTEREVALGINPFADGMGAFKINHSSHDIGSGQTAFSTQAPGYAAAALGHHHHPTHVGSYSTAAYNSTRDFLFRNRGFGDAAGAQHSLFASGSFAGPHGHSDAAGHLLFPGLHEQAASHASSNVVNSQMRLGFSGDMYGRADQYGHVTSPRSDHYASTQLHGYGPMNMNMAAHHGAGAFFRYMRQPIKQELICKWIEPEQLTNPKKSCNKTFSTMHELVTHLTVEHVGGPEQTNHICFWEDCPREGKPFKAKYKLVNHIRVHTGEKPFPCPFPGCGKVFARSENLKIHKRTHTGEKPFKCEFEGCDRRFANSSDRKKHMHVHTSDKPYLCKMCDKSYTHPSSLRKHMKVHESTNPASQPSPAASSGYESSTPPTIVSPSTENQSSSSSISPAASAVHHTASHSALSSNFNEWYV; from the exons ATGCTCTTGGACGCAGGACCGCAGTATCCCACCATAGGAGTCACTACTTTCGGCTCCTCACGGCATCACTCAACAGGCGaagtcacagagagagaagtggcGTTGGGGATAAATCCGTTCGCGGATGGGATGGGCGCCTTCAAAATAAACCACAGCTCCCACGATATCGGCTCCGGACAGACGGCGTTTTCCACCCAGGCGCCCGGCTACGCTGCAGCCGCCCTGGGACACCATCACCACCCGACCCACGTTGGCTCTTACTCCACGGCGGCGTACAACTCCACCAGGGACTTTCTCTTCAGAAATCGGGGTTTCGGGGACGCCGCCGGGGCGCAGCACAGTTTGTTCGCCTCTGGAAGTTTCGCAGGGCCACATGGACACTCAGATGCGGCGGGGCACCTGCTCTTCCCGGGGCTCCACGAGCAGGCGGCGAGCCATGCGTCCTCCAACGTGGTCAACAGCCAGATGCGGCTGGGCTTCTCTGGGGACATGTACGGACGCGCCGACCAGTACGGCCACGTTACGAGCCCGCGGTCCGACCACTACGCCTCCACCCAGCTGCACGGCTACGGCCCCATGAACATGAATATGGCCGCGCACCACGGAGCCGGGGCCTTCTTTCGATACATGAGGCAGCCGATCAAGCAAGAGCTCATCTGCAAGTGGATCGAGCCGGAGCAGCTGACGAACCCCAAAAAGTCGTGCAACAAAACTTTTAGCACGATGCACGAGCTGGTGACCCATCTGACCGTGGAGCATGTGGGGGGACCCGAGCAGACCAACCACATCTGCTTCTGGGAGGACTGTCCAAGAGAGGGGAAGCCGTTCAAAGCCAAATACAAACTTGTGAATCATATCAGAGTACACACGGGAGAAAAGCCTTTCCCCTGTCCGTTCCCCGGCTGTGGCAAAGTATTTGCCCGATCGGAAAATCTAAAAATTCACAAAAGGACTCACACCG gGGAGAAGCCTTTTAAGTGTGAGTTTGAGGGCTGCGACAGGAGATTTGCAAACAGCAGTGACCGCAAGAAACACATGCACGTCCACACGTCGGACAAACCGTATCTGTGCAAAATGTGCGACAAGTCCTACACACACCCCAGCTCCCTCCGAAAACAcatgaag GTCCACGAATCCACCAATCCGGCCTCGCAGCCGTCTCCAGCGGCCAGCTCGGGCTACGAGTCGTCCACACCTCCCACCATCGTCTCCCCGTCCACAGAgaaccagagcagcagcagctccatatCACCAGCAGCCTCGGCAGTGCACCACACAGCCAGCCACAGCGCGCTGTCGTCAAATTTCAATGAATGGTACGTGTAA